One Triticum dicoccoides isolate Atlit2015 ecotype Zavitan chromosome 4B, WEW_v2.0, whole genome shotgun sequence genomic window carries:
- the LOC119294366 gene encoding serpin-Z1-like, producing the protein MAGAVRDLVALSMRFLLHLSGNQTNLAFSPLSFYYVLVLLAAGATGDTLNQIVSFLGPSGGMAHASLATHAASAFLARGNGSEPDVRCGVGVWVDSSLQLRPAFADMVASRYNATAQAMPFQEKPDEARVEINRWFEDKTGGLIKELMPEGHPDSDTALVIGNALYLRGSWLRPFDREDTVDGDFFLANGSSVRVPFMTSGNRQRISSHAGFKVLQLPYDSGRVGGRQSFSMHIYLPDERDGLQALIRELSSDTAGFLNRSAPAQAVEVGDFKVPKFKVSRKVDVSDLLKDMGLERPFCFSHDFAEMVDYSEPLAVRSVLHECVVEVDEDGTMAAAATEADVMTGCSIGWEEPVRVDFVADHPFLFLIREDESGIVLFAGQVVNPEL; encoded by the exons ATGGCGGGCGCCGTGAGGGACCTGGTCGCCCTCTCCATGCGGTTCCTCCTCCACCTCAGCGGCAACCAAACCAACCTGGCTTTCTCCCCGCTGTCGTTCTACTACGTCCTCGTCCTTCTCGCTGCCGGTGCCACGGGCGACACCCTCAACCAGATCGTCTCCTTCCTAGGCCCCTCCGGCGGCATGGCGCATGCATCCCTCGCCACCCATGCAGCCTCTGCTTTCCTCGCTCGGGGCAATGGCTCGGAGCCCGACGTGCGGTGCGGGGTAGGCGTTTGGGTGGATTCGTCGCTCCAGCTTAGGCCTGCTTTCGCAGACATGGTCGCCTCCCGGTACAATGCCACAGCTCAAGCCATGCCTTTCCAAGAAAAG CCTGACGAGGCGAGAGTTGAGATCAACCGCTGGTTCGAGGACAAGACAGGCGGCCTGATCAAAGAACTCATGCCGGAGGGCCACCCCGACAGCGACACCGCCCTGGTCATCGGCAACGCGCTCTACCTGAGAGGCTCATGGCTGCGCCCGTTCGATCGCGAAGACACAGTGGACGGCGACTTCTTCTTGGCCAACGGGAGCAGTGTGCGCGTGCCGTTCATGACGAGCGGAAACCGCCAGCGCATCAGCTCCCATGCAGGCTTCAAAGTACTGCAGCTGCCCTACGATTCCGGCAGGGTTGGCGGCAGGCAGAGCTTCAGCATGCACATCTATCTCCCTGACGAGCGCGACGGGCTGCAGGCGCTGATCCGCGAGCTCAGCTCCGACACGGCCGGGTTCCTGAACCGCAGCGCCCCCGCGCAGGCGGTGGAAGTGGGGGACTTCAAGGTCCCCAAGTTCAAGGTGTCGCGCAAGGTGGACGTGTCGGATCTGCTGAAGGATATGGGGCTGGAGCGACCGTTCTGCTTTTCACACGACTTCGCGGAGATGGTTGACTACTCGGAACCTCTCGCGGTGCGTAGCGTGCTACACGAGTGCGTGGTTGAGGTCGACGAGGATGGAACCATGGCCGCGGCGGCCACCGAAGCTGACGTCATGACGGGCTGCTCCATCGGATGGGAGGAGCCGGTGCGCGTCGACTTCGTTGCAGATCACCCGTTCCTGTTCCTCATCAGGGAGGACGAGAGTGGCATAGTGCTTTTTGCAGGGCAAGTCGTCAACCCCGAGCTCTAG